In Alteribacter lacisalsi, a genomic segment contains:
- the trmL gene encoding tRNA (uridine(34)/cytosine(34)/5-carboxymethylaminomethyluridine(34)-2'-O)-methyltransferase TrmL — protein sequence MSNHIVLYQPEIPANTGNIARTCAATNTSLHLIRPLGFSTDDRMLKRAGCDYWPSVTIHYYDSLDEFIETHSGGEFYFIETVGEKHYHELDYTDTEKDYFFIFGRETTGLPAEVTERFRDRCFKIPQTDKVRSLNLSNTAAILVYEALRQQQFKSIL from the coding sequence TACCGGAAATATTGCGCGCACGTGCGCAGCAACCAATACATCGCTCCATCTGATCCGCCCGCTCGGCTTTTCCACCGACGACAGGATGCTAAAAAGAGCCGGCTGTGACTACTGGCCGAGCGTGACCATTCATTATTATGACAGTCTTGACGAATTCATTGAAACCCACAGCGGCGGCGAGTTTTATTTTATCGAGACCGTCGGGGAAAAGCACTATCATGAGCTTGACTACACCGATACAGAGAAAGACTATTTCTTTATTTTCGGGCGGGAAACGACAGGTCTTCCTGCTGAGGTGACGGAGCGGTTCCGGGACCGCTGTTTTAAAATACCCCAGACGGATAAGGTGAGGTCACTGAACCTGTCCAACACTGCGGCAATTCTCGTGTACGAAGCACTGAGGCAGCAGCAGTTTAAAAGCATTCTATAA